The Tenacibaculum sp. MAR_2010_89 genome has a window encoding:
- a CDS encoding YciI family protein gives MFIINFNFIKPLEEVNKYTELHRAYVAKQYEKEKFIIGGPKTPRNGGVVVSNECSKEELVMILENDPLILERVAEYDLIEFSPLMSSQNLNSFIK, from the coding sequence ATGTTTATAATTAATTTCAATTTTATAAAACCTTTAGAAGAGGTTAACAAATATACTGAATTACACAGGGCTTATGTGGCTAAGCAGTATGAAAAAGAAAAGTTTATAATTGGAGGGCCAAAAACTCCACGTAATGGAGGGGTTGTAGTATCAAATGAGTGCTCAAAAGAAGAGCTTGTAATGATTTTAGAAAATGATCCATTAATATTAGAAAGAGTAGCCGAATACGATTTAATTGAGTTTTCACCATTAATGAGTAGCCAGAATTTAAATTCATTTATAAAGTAA
- a CDS encoding MerC domain-containing protein, with translation MTISKKIDLIGFLISLLCAIHCGILPILLTLAPFSGLAFMESPIVEGLIVLVSLFIAILSLSQGFTKLHKKKTPLITAITGFTIIFICQIWANEQLETVLMVTGASAIALAHLINWKLCEIHHKKS, from the coding sequence ATGACCATATCAAAGAAAATAGATCTTATCGGATTTTTAATATCATTACTGTGTGCTATTCATTGTGGAATACTTCCAATATTATTAACTTTAGCCCCATTTAGTGGTTTAGCATTTATGGAATCACCGATTGTAGAAGGCCTAATAGTACTAGTTAGCTTATTTATTGCAATACTATCTTTATCACAAGGGTTTACTAAGCTTCATAAGAAAAAAACACCATTAATTACAGCTATTACTGGATTCACAATTATTTTTATTTGTCAAATATGGGCAAATGAACAACTAGAAACAGTATTAATGGTCACTGGTGCATCTGCAATTGCTTTAGCTCATTTAATAAATTGGAAGTTATGTGAAATCCACCATAAAAAATCTTAA
- a CDS encoding DUF389 domain-containing protein — protein sequence MEEKLNSEESVEQSKQAVQDDAKGLWVSSKKFIVELLDFRHDTDQEATIEAIKGDIPFKGATAWILICSIFVASIGLNANSTAVVIGAMLISPLMGPILGIGMSIAINDIDTLKKSMINLATMIVLSLLTAFLFFAIFPLKEETSELLGRVKPDIRDVLIAFFGGLALIIARTKKGTIASVIFGVAIATALMPPLCTAGWGLATGKYHFFLGAMYLFTINTIFIALATFVVLKLLGFTMIRYVNSVKRKRIARLASFIAVLVMIPAVFTFINVYQDSIINANYKKFLKEKIDDNKDLWLQREDIDRDAKTISLFFNGDITDATETFLRNELKTYPKIDSYLLLINENKARSVDRVVDAYDRAIADLDEKDNVIKGLHKEIDDLKSIISNLNQRIEQDATNRDKNTVPFSSIIKEAKIRYNGITGMSFSKKLVSKDFIKIDTIPEISISWNKKLADSIVTKKEKELKGWLQKELSIKNLIIKK from the coding sequence ATGGAAGAAAAACTGAATAGTGAAGAGTCAGTTGAGCAATCAAAACAAGCGGTTCAGGATGATGCAAAAGGATTGTGGGTGAGTTCGAAGAAATTTATTGTTGAATTATTAGATTTTCGTCATGATACAGATCAAGAAGCTACTATTGAAGCCATAAAAGGAGATATTCCTTTTAAGGGAGCTACAGCTTGGATTTTAATATGTTCCATATTTGTTGCGTCAATTGGATTAAATGCAAATTCAACAGCTGTAGTAATTGGAGCCATGTTAATATCTCCGTTAATGGGACCAATATTAGGAATTGGAATGTCAATTGCTATTAATGATATTGATACTCTTAAAAAATCAATGATAAACTTAGCAACTATGATTGTTCTAAGTTTATTAACAGCATTTTTGTTTTTTGCTATTTTTCCCTTAAAAGAAGAAACTTCTGAATTGTTAGGAAGAGTAAAACCTGATATACGTGATGTGTTAATAGCATTTTTTGGTGGATTAGCATTAATTATTGCACGTACAAAAAAAGGAACAATAGCTTCAGTAATATTTGGTGTAGCAATTGCTACAGCATTAATGCCACCTTTATGTACAGCTGGTTGGGGATTGGCTACAGGAAAATACCATTTCTTTTTAGGGGCTATGTATCTCTTTACTATCAATACTATTTTTATAGCCTTAGCAACTTTTGTTGTTTTAAAGCTTCTTGGGTTTACAATGATACGTTATGTGAATTCTGTAAAAAGAAAAAGAATAGCTAGATTAGCATCTTTTATAGCAGTTTTAGTAATGATACCTGCGGTTTTTACATTCATTAATGTATACCAAGACAGTATTATAAATGCAAATTATAAAAAGTTTTTAAAAGAGAAAATTGATGATAATAAGGATTTATGGTTACAGCGTGAAGATATAGATAGAGACGCAAAAACTATCAGTTTATTTTTTAATGGTGATATAACAGATGCAACGGAAACTTTTTTAAGAAATGAATTAAAAACATATCCCAAAATTGATTCCTACTTGCTTTTAATAAATGAAAACAAAGCTCGAAGTGTAGATAGAGTAGTGGATGCTTATGACAGAGCTATTGCAGACTTAGATGAAAAGGATAATGTGATAAAAGGATTGCATAAAGAAATAGACGATCTTAAGTCAATAATTTCTAATTTAAATCAAAGAATAGAACAAGATGCGACTAATAGGGATAAAAATACAGTTCCATTTAGTTCTATTATAAAAGAAGCTAAGATTAGGTATAATGGAATTACAGGAATGAGTTTTTCAAAGAAACTTGTGTCAAAAGATTTTATTAAGATAGATACAATTCCTGAAATATCAATTTCATGGAATAAAAAATTAGCAGATTCAATAGTTACTAAAAAAGAAAAAGAACTTAAAGGATGGTTACAAAAAGAGTTATCAATTAAGAATCTTATAATTAAAAAATAG
- a CDS encoding helix-turn-helix domain-containing protein encodes MKTPKPGKSVRGSKSGKPIMALFDLLGRNWTMGIIWHLNDSSKSFSDLEKLCTDISPTTLNTRLKELQSTFIIEKIVGGYKLTTIGEELFVLFEPLREWSNQWSKKFK; translated from the coding sequence ATGAAAACACCGAAACCAGGAAAATCAGTAAGAGGCTCAAAGTCAGGAAAACCAATTATGGCACTTTTTGATTTATTAGGAAGGAATTGGACAATGGGTATTATTTGGCATTTAAATGATTCGTCAAAATCATTTAGTGATTTAGAGAAGTTATGTACCGATATTTCTCCTACAACTTTAAATACAAGGTTGAAAGAATTGCAAAGCACATTTATTATAGAAAAAATAGTAGGAGGTTACAAATTAACTACTATTGGGGAAGAGTTGTTTGTTTTGTTTGAGCCTCTAAGAGAGTGGTCAAATCAATGGTCAAAAAAATTTAAATAA
- a CDS encoding ABC transporter permease: protein MNYIEHVGKYFIMLKQVFKRPQRARVFKEALFREIEELGHKSIGIIAFISFFIGGVIALQTALNLENPFIPKSLIGFAAKRSVILEFAPTFCSIILAGKVGSYITSSIGTMRVTEQIDALEVMGINSLNYLVLPKIIATVFFYPFLIVLGMFLGIFGGWVTGVLSGLFSGADFIEGIQMEFDPFLITYALIKTVIFAFLIATIPSYQGYFVKGGSLEVGKASTQSVVWTIVVIVIANYFLTQMLLT, encoded by the coding sequence ATGAATTATATAGAGCATGTAGGAAAGTATTTTATAATGCTAAAACAAGTTTTTAAAAGACCTCAAAGAGCTAGAGTATTTAAAGAAGCTTTATTTAGAGAGATAGAAGAACTTGGGCATAAATCAATTGGGATTATAGCGTTTATTTCATTTTTTATAGGAGGAGTTATAGCATTACAAACTGCATTAAATTTAGAAAACCCATTTATACCAAAGAGTTTAATTGGTTTTGCGGCAAAAAGATCGGTGATTTTAGAATTTGCACCTACATTTTGTTCTATCATTTTAGCTGGAAAAGTAGGTTCATATATAACTTCTAGTATAGGAACTATGAGAGTGACAGAGCAAATAGATGCGCTTGAAGTAATGGGAATAAATTCCCTTAACTATTTAGTACTGCCTAAAATTATAGCAACTGTATTTTTTTACCCTTTTCTTATAGTGTTAGGAATGTTTTTAGGCATTTTCGGTGGATGGGTAACAGGAGTTTTATCAGGATTATTCTCTGGAGCAGATTTTATTGAGGGAATACAAATGGAATTTGACCCTTTTTTAATAACGTACGCTTTAATAAAAACAGTGATTTTTGCTTTTTTAATAGCTACAATACCTTCATATCAGGGGTATTTTGTTAAAGGAGGTTCACTAGAGGTAGGAAAAGCAAGTACACAATCAGTAGTTTGGACTATAGTTGTTATAGTAATAGCTAATTATTTTTTAACTCAAATGCTATTGACTTAA
- a CDS encoding C1 family peptidase translates to MKKLLIGASFCLLAISSITAQKYQFTTVKDIENTEVKSQGRTGTCWSFSTTSFLESEIIRLTGKQIDLSEMYTVRNTYSAKAVNYLYRQGKAQFSEGGLAHDVINSVADKGLVPEQTFTGLDLGQDKHNHAELIAVLKSMLDAYIKNPARKLSPRWKQAVEGVLNVYLGKNKEEFSFEGKNYTPKTFAEYVKIDPANYVTLSSFEHAKKYDKFILNIPDNFSNGAFYNVSLNELVSVTEEAIKNGYTVALDCDVSEKTFSSKAGVAVVPAISGENKKALKEIVEEKNITASYRQSEFENFNTTDDHLMHIVGIVKDQKGNSYFKVKNSWGNKQGNQGYVYMSISYFKLKTISVLLHKDGISSSLKNKLNIK, encoded by the coding sequence ATGAAAAAATTATTAATTGGAGCTTCTTTTTGCTTGCTAGCTATTAGCTCTATTACAGCTCAAAAGTATCAATTCACAACAGTGAAAGATATTGAAAATACAGAAGTAAAAAGTCAAGGTAGAACTGGAACTTGTTGGAGTTTTTCTACTACTTCATTTTTAGAATCAGAAATTATAAGATTAACAGGTAAGCAAATCGATTTATCTGAAATGTATACTGTTCGTAATACCTATTCAGCAAAAGCAGTTAATTATCTATATCGTCAGGGTAAGGCTCAATTTAGTGAGGGAGGTTTAGCTCATGATGTTATTAATTCGGTTGCAGATAAAGGATTAGTGCCTGAACAAACATTTACAGGTTTAGATTTAGGACAAGATAAGCATAACCATGCAGAGTTAATTGCTGTGCTTAAAAGTATGTTAGATGCATATATTAAAAATCCAGCAAGAAAATTAAGTCCTAGGTGGAAGCAAGCTGTTGAAGGAGTTTTAAATGTTTACTTAGGAAAAAATAAGGAAGAATTTTCTTTTGAAGGGAAAAATTATACTCCTAAAACGTTTGCAGAGTATGTAAAAATAGATCCAGCAAATTATGTTACTTTGAGTTCTTTTGAACATGCTAAAAAATATGATAAATTTATATTAAATATTCCTGATAACTTTTCAAATGGAGCGTTTTATAATGTCTCTTTAAATGAATTAGTGTCTGTAACTGAAGAAGCTATCAAAAATGGTTATACGGTTGCTTTAGATTGTGATGTTTCTGAAAAAACATTTTCGTCTAAAGCGGGTGTTGCTGTTGTACCAGCTATAAGTGGAGAGAATAAAAAGGCATTGAAAGAAATAGTTGAGGAAAAAAATATAACAGCTTCATATCGTCAGTCTGAGTTTGAAAATTTTAATACTACAGACGATCACTTAATGCATATTGTAGGTATTGTAAAAGATCAAAAAGGAAATTCCTATTTTAAAGTTAAAAACTCTTGGGGAAATAAACAAGGAAATCAAGGGTATGTATATATGTCAATCTCTTATTTTAAATTGAAAACAATTTCAGTTTTATTACATAAAGATGGAATTTCATCTAGTTTGAAAAATAAATTAAATATAAAATAA
- a CDS encoding C10 family peptidase, which translates to MIKKITLFTMVLLFCFKSAFADPINKKTALLVANKWINKNQQKNAKSAQENVASIKEVYYENSLVYYLINFNSGGFVIVSADDATKPILGYSDKGTFDTSLNTPQMKGLLNAYKSFVYESAKAQKVNRKKVTKSAWNKILNPSKNKSQKRTTTIAPFMDDILYTQSSGFERFCPSDNDGQAIVGCVATAMSQVMRYWEFPSTGRGQTSYNHRKYGNLSVNFEEQTYDWSNMSKTRADNENAKLSYHAGVAVKMNYGTSANGGSGAYTSNALSALKRNFKYNSGASMVYRYRYSDQEWNTLIKEQLNEKRPVLYSGRSKNLQDPNAGGAGHLFALDGYDTTDQGDFFHINWGWAGRSNGYFYLTEMVTHGGKYNWIDNNAVMLNLYPTNLAPVFKSEPITFIDIDKPYQYEITTIDENKKDIIKISLKNAPSWLNLTLKNNVYTLEGTPSNANSGEAKITLEATDGTNTTTQIFTITVGKNKSYCESKGNRIKYEWIDLVSFGDLTNTTGANGGYADFTNQVATITAGSTNDLTISAAFSGSSYKEYFSVWIDYNQNGSFEDNERVVNTSTTNNTNIVTSIKVPGDVKLGSTRMRVSMKYKYTQTPCESFDDGEVEDYTVNIVQTSARKSNKNTASNSVLIDLQLYPNPTSKTLNIRTDKVLKNAHYKIIDANGKTVDENSFSPSINIENLKTGVYFIKMFDKNIKYSKSFIKSRE; encoded by the coding sequence ATGATTAAAAAAATTACATTGTTTACTATGGTGCTACTCTTTTGCTTTAAGAGTGCTTTTGCTGATCCTATTAATAAAAAGACAGCACTACTTGTTGCCAATAAATGGATTAACAAAAACCAACAAAAAAACGCTAAATCAGCACAAGAAAATGTAGCTTCAATTAAGGAAGTGTATTATGAAAATAGCTTAGTGTATTACTTAATAAACTTTAATAGTGGTGGATTTGTTATTGTTTCTGCTGATGATGCTACTAAACCTATTTTAGGCTATTCAGATAAAGGAACATTTGATACATCTTTGAATACACCACAAATGAAAGGTTTACTAAATGCGTATAAATCTTTTGTTTACGAAAGTGCCAAAGCACAAAAAGTAAATAGAAAAAAAGTTACTAAATCTGCATGGAATAAAATATTAAATCCATCTAAAAATAAAAGCCAAAAAAGAACTACAACCATTGCTCCTTTTATGGATGATATTTTATACACACAATCTAGTGGTTTTGAAAGATTTTGTCCAAGTGACAACGACGGACAAGCCATAGTTGGTTGTGTTGCTACCGCTATGTCTCAAGTAATGAGGTATTGGGAGTTTCCAAGCACAGGAAGAGGGCAAACATCTTATAACCATAGAAAATATGGTAATTTAAGTGTAAACTTTGAAGAGCAAACTTACGATTGGAGTAACATGTCTAAAACTAGAGCAGATAATGAAAACGCTAAGTTATCATATCATGCTGGAGTTGCAGTTAAAATGAATTATGGAACATCTGCTAACGGAGGTTCGGGTGCGTATACTTCAAATGCTTTAAGTGCTTTGAAAAGAAACTTCAAGTACAACAGTGGAGCTTCAATGGTATATAGATATCGTTATTCTGACCAAGAATGGAATACTCTGATAAAAGAACAACTTAACGAAAAAAGGCCAGTTTTATATTCAGGTAGAAGCAAAAACCTTCAAGATCCTAATGCTGGTGGTGCTGGACATTTATTTGCTTTAGATGGATACGACACAACTGATCAAGGTGATTTTTTTCATATTAACTGGGGATGGGCTGGTAGAAGTAACGGCTATTTTTACTTAACTGAAATGGTTACACATGGAGGCAAATACAACTGGATAGATAATAATGCAGTTATGCTTAATTTATACCCAACAAACCTTGCTCCAGTATTTAAATCTGAACCAATTACATTCATTGATATTGATAAACCATATCAGTATGAAATTACCACCATCGATGAAAATAAGAAAGACATCATTAAAATATCTTTAAAAAATGCTCCTTCTTGGTTGAATCTTACATTAAAAAACAATGTGTATACATTAGAAGGAACTCCTTCAAATGCAAACTCAGGAGAAGCTAAAATTACATTAGAAGCTACAGACGGTACTAATACTACAACACAAATTTTTACAATTACTGTAGGAAAAAACAAAAGCTATTGTGAATCAAAAGGTAACCGAATAAAATACGAATGGATAGATCTTGTTTCTTTTGGAGACTTAACAAATACTACTGGTGCAAATGGTGGGTATGCAGATTTCACTAATCAAGTTGCAACTATTACAGCTGGAAGCACAAATGACCTAACTATTAGTGCTGCTTTTAGCGGAAGCTCATACAAGGAGTATTTTAGTGTTTGGATAGATTATAATCAAAACGGAAGTTTTGAAGACAACGAAAGAGTTGTAAATACATCTACTACAAATAACACAAATATAGTTACTAGTATTAAAGTACCTGGTGATGTAAAACTTGGATCAACTAGAATGCGAGTTTCTATGAAATATAAATACACTCAAACTCCTTGCGAATCTTTTGATGATGGTGAAGTTGAAGACTATACTGTTAACATAGTTCAAACTTCAGCTCGTAAAAGCAACAAAAATACAGCAAGCAATAGCGTTTTAATAGATTTACAACTGTACCCAAACCCAACTAGTAAAACTTTAAACATTAGAACTGATAAGGTTCTTAAAAACGCACATTATAAAATTATTGATGCTAATGGAAAAACTGTTGATGAAAATTCATTTTCTCCATCAATCAATATTGAAAATTTAAAAACAGGAGTATACTTTATTAAAATGTTTGATAAAAATATTAAATACTCGAAATCGTTTATAAAATCTAGAGAATAG
- a CDS encoding TonB-dependent receptor codes for MKKFLVFIAIFQLVIIQAQDLGVIKGKVIDSKTRELIPFVNVVIAGTQKGGTTNESGEFIIKESPLGYQQVQVSFVGYKTVVSEDYLVTKEKIPYIVIELIEDATQLAEVEVKTKLFKKTLESPLSLQSLGVAEIEKNPGGNRDVLRVIQSFPGVASNPGFRNDIIIRGGATSENKFYVDGIEVPVINHFQTQGATGGPVGIMNTDLIRKVDFYSSAFPANRGNTLSSIIEFTQKTGNPNELNARASLGTSDAGITLDGPLGENTTFIVSLRQSYLQFLFKLIKLPFLPTYNDFQFNIKTKLNDNSELAIIGLGAIDDFKINTEVNDGVTDVETLKRNKVILNTVPVNSQWNYTVGVNYKRFGENSTQQFVFSRNEWKNKAVKYFLNDEQERPENLLLDYNSKEIENKFRFENTVKKDNYSFNIGANLELANYSNNTFQKIVNTQNVAEKKFSSSVDFFKYGIFGQFSKSFYNNKLGISLGFRFDGIDYNSEMKNLLNQFSPRIAATYNFNEKWSWNSSLGIYNQLPSYTVLGFRNQANELVNKRGLKYIESQHAVTGIEFRPNTTSKLTFEGFYKRYSDYPFSVRDQISLANLGADFGVVGNEEVVSNSKGRAYGFEILAQKKSYKGLYGIAAYTFVRSEFKNNLGRYIPSTWDNKHLLTITAGKKLAKNWEVGTKFRLVGGRPYTPYDYNTSAVKANYDVSNGGILDFSRLNEERYATYTQLDIRVDKTWYLKRYSINLYMDVQNVYASSSDRQPFLLPQEDGNGQRLTDPSDSSRYLLEEVESSSGRAIPRIGVIVDF; via the coding sequence ATGAAGAAGTTTTTAGTATTTATTGCAATTTTTCAATTAGTTATTATTCAGGCTCAAGACTTAGGTGTTATAAAGGGTAAAGTAATAGATTCTAAAACGAGAGAGTTAATTCCTTTTGTAAATGTTGTAATAGCTGGAACTCAAAAAGGAGGAACAACAAACGAATCTGGAGAGTTTATTATAAAAGAATCACCGTTGGGGTATCAACAAGTTCAGGTTTCATTTGTTGGTTACAAAACAGTAGTTTCTGAAGATTATTTAGTTACCAAAGAGAAAATACCATACATAGTTATTGAATTGATTGAAGACGCTACACAGTTGGCTGAGGTAGAAGTTAAAACTAAGTTATTTAAAAAAACATTAGAAAGTCCACTATCATTACAATCATTAGGGGTAGCAGAAATTGAAAAAAATCCTGGAGGAAATAGAGATGTGTTACGAGTAATACAATCTTTTCCAGGTGTAGCTTCTAATCCAGGATTTAGAAATGATATAATAATTAGAGGTGGAGCAACTTCTGAAAACAAATTTTATGTTGATGGAATAGAAGTTCCCGTTATAAATCACTTTCAAACTCAAGGAGCAACTGGTGGTCCAGTTGGTATAATGAATACTGATTTAATAAGGAAGGTAGATTTTTATTCAAGTGCATTTCCTGCTAACAGAGGGAATACGTTAAGTTCTATTATTGAATTTACACAAAAAACAGGAAATCCAAATGAGTTAAATGCAAGAGCAAGTTTAGGTACTTCAGATGCAGGAATTACGTTAGACGGCCCTTTAGGAGAAAATACAACGTTTATAGTTTCATTGCGTCAATCATATTTACAGTTTTTATTCAAATTGATTAAACTTCCGTTTTTACCAACCTATAATGACTTTCAATTTAATATAAAAACTAAGCTAAATGATAATAGTGAGTTAGCTATAATAGGTTTAGGAGCAATTGATGATTTTAAAATAAACACAGAGGTAAACGATGGTGTTACAGATGTTGAAACGTTAAAAAGAAATAAAGTTATTTTAAATACTGTTCCAGTAAATAGTCAATGGAATTATACGGTTGGTGTTAATTATAAAAGATTTGGTGAAAATTCAACACAACAATTTGTATTCAGTAGAAATGAATGGAAAAATAAAGCAGTCAAGTATTTTTTAAATGACGAACAAGAAAGACCAGAAAATCTATTATTAGATTATAATTCTAAAGAAATAGAAAATAAGTTTCGTTTCGAAAATACGGTAAAGAAAGATAACTATTCTTTTAATATAGGAGCGAATTTAGAGTTAGCGAATTATTCGAACAATACATTTCAAAAAATAGTAAACACACAAAATGTTGCAGAAAAAAAATTCTCATCAAGTGTTGATTTCTTCAAATATGGAATTTTTGGCCAGTTTTCTAAATCTTTTTATAATAATAAACTTGGAATTTCTCTTGGTTTTAGATTTGATGGTATAGATTATAATTCTGAAATGAAAAATTTACTGAATCAATTTTCACCAAGAATAGCTGCAACGTATAACTTTAATGAAAAATGGTCATGGAACTCTTCTTTAGGTATTTATAATCAATTACCATCCTACACGGTACTAGGTTTTAGGAATCAAGCGAATGAATTAGTAAATAAAAGAGGGTTAAAATATATTGAATCTCAACATGCAGTAACTGGTATTGAGTTTAGGCCAAATACAACTTCAAAATTAACCTTTGAAGGTTTTTATAAGAGGTACTCAGATTACCCTTTCTCGGTTAGAGACCAAATAAGTTTAGCCAATCTTGGAGCAGATTTTGGAGTAGTTGGTAACGAAGAAGTAGTTTCTAACTCTAAAGGTAGAGCTTACGGATTTGAAATTTTAGCTCAAAAAAAATCATATAAAGGACTATATGGTATCGCTGCTTATACTTTTGTAAGGAGTGAGTTTAAAAATAATTTAGGAAGATATATTCCGTCAACTTGGGATAATAAACATTTATTAACGATTACTGCAGGAAAGAAGTTGGCTAAGAATTGGGAAGTAGGAACCAAGTTTAGGTTAGTTGGGGGAAGACCATATACTCCTTATGATTATAATACATCAGCTGTTAAAGCGAATTATGATGTTAGTAATGGAGGTATTTTAGATTTTTCACGTTTAAATGAAGAGCGTTATGCTACTTATACACAGTTAGATATTCGTGTTGATAAGACTTGGTATTTAAAAAGATATTCTATCAATTTATACATGGATGTACAAAATGTATATGCTAGTTCTTCAGACAGACAACCTTTTTTGCTACCTCAGGAAGATGGAAATGGTCAGCGATTAACAGATCCAAGTGATTCTTCAAGATACTTATTAGAAGAAGTAGAAAGTTCATCAGGAAGAGCTATTCCAAGAATAGGTGTTATTGTAGATTTTTAA
- a CDS encoding ABC transporter ATP-binding protein, which translates to MIEVKDLHKGFKEVKVLKGISATFHPGETSLIIGQSGSGKTVFLKSLVGLHTPEKGSILYDGRINTEMTIEDKRQFRQEVGMVFQGSALFDSQTVEENIMFPLKMFTKQPDSEMLDRVNFVLKRVDLENSNKKFPAELSGGMQKRVAIARAIVMNPKYLFCDEPNSGLDPKTAIVIDNLIQEITDEYMITTVINTHDMNSVMEIGEKIVFLKDGRKAWEGTSKEIFKTDNEAVVNFVYSSELFKKVRKAYLNDL; encoded by the coding sequence ATGATAGAAGTAAAAGATTTACATAAAGGATTTAAGGAAGTTAAAGTTTTAAAAGGTATTTCAGCAACTTTTCATCCTGGAGAAACAAGTTTGATTATTGGACAAAGTGGATCTGGAAAAACGGTGTTTTTAAAATCGCTTGTAGGTTTGCATACACCTGAAAAAGGAAGTATTTTATATGATGGTAGAATAAATACAGAAATGACCATTGAAGATAAAAGGCAATTTCGACAAGAAGTAGGAATGGTTTTTCAAGGGAGTGCTTTGTTCGATTCACAAACTGTAGAAGAAAATATAATGTTTCCTTTAAAAATGTTTACAAAGCAACCTGATTCGGAAATGTTAGATAGGGTAAATTTTGTATTAAAAAGAGTTGATCTAGAAAACTCAAATAAAAAATTCCCTGCTGAGTTATCTGGAGGAATGCAAAAAAGGGTTGCTATTGCGAGAGCAATTGTTATGAACCCTAAATATTTGTTTTGCGATGAACCTAATTCAGGTTTAGATCCTAAAACGGCTATTGTAATTGATAATCTTATTCAAGAGATTACAGATGAATATATGATAACAACAGTTATTAATACGCATGATATGAATTCGGTTATGGAGATTGGTGAAAAGATAGTTTTTCTTAAAGATGGAAGAAAAGCATGGGAAGGAACCAGTAAAGAAATATTTAAAACAGATAATGAAGCTGTAGTAAACTTCGTGTATTCGTCTGAGTTATTCAAAAAAGTAAGGAAAGCTTATTTAAATGATTTGTAG